The following proteins are co-located in the Cyprinus carpio isolate SPL01 chromosome B19, ASM1834038v1, whole genome shotgun sequence genome:
- the LOC122140635 gene encoding CTP synthase 1, which translates to MKYILVTGGVISGIGKGIIASSVGTILKSCGLHVTAIKIDPYINIDAGTFSPYEHGEVFVLDDGGEVDLDLGNYERFLDIRLTKDNNLTTGKIYQSVINKERRGDYLGKTVQVVPHITDAIQEWVMRQAKVPVDDDDVEPQVCVIELGGTVGDIESMPFIEAFRQFQFKVKRENFCNIHVSMVPQPSATGEQKTKPTQNSVRELRGLGLSPDLVMCRCSTPLDNSVKEKISMFCHVEPEQVICVHDVSSIYRVPLLLEDQGVVGYFCRRLNLPIETRPRKMLAKWKEMSDRSDRLLEQCSIALVGKYTKFSDSYASVIKALEHSALAISHKLEVKYIDSADLEAGMLQEDPVKYHEAWQKLCSADGILVPGGFGVRGTEGKIQAISWARKQKKPFLGVCLGMQLAVCEFARNMLDWKDANSTEFDPETKYPVVIDMPEHNPGQMGGTMRLGKRRTIFKTKNSILRKLYGDVDYVEERHRHRFEVNPELKQHFEEKGFHFVGQDVEGERMEVIELLDHPYFVGVQYHPEFTSRPIKPSPPYLGLLLAAAGGLPAYLQKGCRLSPRETYSDRSGSSSPDSEIADFKLCSLAQE; encoded by the exons ATGAAGTATATTCTGGTGACGGGCGGCGTGATCTCGGGCATCGGGAAAGGCATTATAGCCAGCAGCGTGGGAACCATCCTCAAGTCCTGCGGCCTGCACGTCACAGCCATCAAGATCGACCCGTACATCAACATCGATGCGGGGACCTTCTCGCCGTACGAGCACG GTGAGGTGTTTGTTTTGGATGATGGCGGAGAGGTGGATTTGGATCTGGGCAACTACGAGCGTTTCCTGGACATCAGACTCACCAAAGACAACAACCTGACCACCGGGAAAATCTACCAGTCTGTCATCAACAAAGAGCGCAGGGGAGATTACCTGGGCAAAACCGTACAGG TGGTGCCACACATTACTGATGCTATTCAGGAGTGGGTGATGCGTCAAGCTAAAGTTCCTGTGGATGATGACGATGTTGAGCCCCAGGTTTGCGTCATTGAG tTGGGGGGTACGGTCGGAGATATAGAGAGCATGCCTTTCATCGAGGCCTTCAGACAGTTCCAGTTTAAAGTGAAGAGAGAGAATTTCTGCAACATTCACGTCAGTATGGTGCCACAG CCCAGCGCTACAGGAGAGCAGAAGACCAAACCCACGCAGAACAGTGTGAGGGAGCTCAGAGGCCTGGGACTGTCACCTGACCTG GTAATGTGTCGCTGCTCCACTCCACTTGATAACTCGGTGAAAGAGAAGATATCCATGTTCTGTCATGTGGAACCTGAACAG GTGATCTGCGTACACGATGTGTCGTCCATCTACAGAGTGCCACTGCTCTTAGAAGACCAGGGCGTTGTGGGATACTTCTGTCGCAGACTGAACCTGCCCATTGAAACCAGACCCAGGAAAATGCTGGCGAAGTGGAAAGAGATGTCAGACAG GTCAGACAGGCTGTTGGAGCAATGCTCCATTGCTCTGGTGGGGAAATACACCAAGTTTTCAGACTCGTATGCCTCCGTGATCAAAGCCCTGGAACACTCTGCTCTCGCCATCAGCCACAAACTAGAGGTTAAG TACATTGACTCTGCAGATTTGGAGGCCGGTATGTTACAGGAGGACCCTGTGAAGTACCACGAGGCCTGGCAGAAACTCTGCAGTGCCGA TGGGATTTTAGTGCCTGGAGGTTTTGGAGTACGAGGGACGGAGGGCAAGATTCAAGCCATCAGCTGGGCCAGGAAACAGAAGAAGCCTTTCCTCG GTGTGTGTTTGGGGATGCAGCTGGCTGTGTGTGAATTTGCTAGGAACATGTTGGATTGGAAAG ATGCCAACTCCACCGAGTTTGACCCGGAAACGAAATATCCCGTG GTGATTGACATGCCAGAGCACAATCCAGGCCAGATGGGAGGAACTATGCGGCTGGGGAAACGCAGAACCATCTTCAAAACCAAAAACAGCATACTTC gAAAACTTTATGGAGATGTAGATTATGTTGAGGAAAGACACAGACATCGCTTTGAG GTGAACCCAGAGCTGAAGCAGCATTTCGAGGAGAAGGGCTTTCATTTTGTGGGTCAGGACGTGGAGGGTGAGAGAATGGAGGTCATCGAGCTGCTCG atcACCCGTATTTTGTTGGTGTCCAGTATCACCCAGAGTTCACATCCAGACCCATTAAGCCGTCTCCGCCGTACTTGGGCCTGCTGCTGGCCGCAGCCGGGGGGCTTCCAGCGTATCTTCAGAAGGGCTGTCGGCTCTCACCACG